From the genome of Agromyces intestinalis:
GGCCGACGCGACTTCGCGCGCCAGGCTGCGACCGGATGCCTCGGCGCCGGCCTTCACTGTCACCGCGTCGGCCGAGACATCTGTCACCTGCAGCACGACGCCGGGGCCGATGCCGGCCACGTCGAGTTCGCGCAGCACCGCGCCGTCGCGGTCGCTGATGCGGATCACCCGCCCGAGGTGACCCGGCTCGGCCTCGGCGAGCAGCACGAACGGCTCACGCGAGACGGTGCCGTCGCGGTGGGGGATGGGGTCGCCGTGCGGATCGACCCGTGGGCGCCCGAGCCGGGCGTCGATCGCCTCGAGCAGCCGGTCGCTGAGGGCGTGCTCGAGCACCTCGGCCTCGTCGTGCACCTCGTCCCACGCGTAGCCCATCTCGCGCACGAGCCAGGTCTCGACGAGGCGGTGCCGGCGCACCACCGCGAGCGCCTGCCGGCGCCCCTCGTCGGTGAGCCGCACCGCCCGATACGGCGCATGCGACACCAGTCCCTGCGCGGCCATCTTCTTCACCATCTCGGTGACACTCGACGGCGCGACGCCGAGCTTCGACGCCAGCACCGACGGCGTGATGGGGTCGGGCTGCCACTCGGTGTGCGCATACACC
Proteins encoded in this window:
- a CDS encoding metal-dependent transcriptional regulator; the protein is MPGSPSPAIEDYLKTVYAHTEWQPDPITPSVLASKLGVAPSSVTEMVKKMAAQGLVSHAPYRAVRLTDEGRRQALAVVRRHRLVETWLVREMGYAWDEVHDEAEVLEHALSDRLLEAIDARLGRPRVDPHGDPIPHRDGTVSREPFVLLAEAEPGHLGRVIRISDRDGAVLRELDVAGIGPGVVLQVTDVSADAVTVKAGAEASGRSLAREVASAIWLTA